In one Candidatus Hepatincola sp. Av genomic region, the following are encoded:
- the mrdB gene encoding Peptidoglycan glycosyltransferase MrdB, which produces MRNSNKIFDISNLSKALIALILLLTLLGALMQYSAGGGDFFKYSAPYLIKLFLGFIILIVIARIDLKIIFLLTNFFYYFSLFLLVVVTVVGSVRLGAQRWLNLGFFVIQPAELMKIAIILMLAKYFHTFSVSQVGKLKFYIQPLILVAIPTLLILKQPDLGTAIVLTLLGAVIFFLSGFRLKYFVIISTVFLMMLPILWFSLHDYQKNRILTFLNPDRDPLGAGYHIIQSKIAIGSGGLLGKGFLQGTQAQLDFLPEKHTDFIFTLIAEEFGFLGNFLIILIYSGMITIMVLMSEKCTYRFGQYVIAGIASMFFIYIFINIGMVSGLLPVVGIPLPFLSYGGTALISNMIAFGLVFNIDNNSSHKS; this is translated from the coding sequence ATGAGAAACTCTAACAAAATATTTGATATAAGTAATCTAAGTAAAGCTCTAATAGCTCTAATTCTTTTATTAACTCTGCTTGGAGCTTTAATGCAATACAGTGCTGGTGGAGGTGACTTTTTTAAATACTCTGCCCCCTACCTTATAAAACTTTTTTTAGGATTTATTATTTTAATAGTTATTGCTAGAATAGATTTAAAAATTATTTTTTTACTAACTAACTTTTTTTATTATTTCTCTTTATTTTTATTAGTTGTAGTTACTGTTGTAGGCTCTGTTCGTTTAGGAGCCCAAAGGTGGTTGAATCTTGGCTTTTTTGTGATTCAACCTGCGGAACTTATGAAAATAGCCATAATTCTAATGCTGGCTAAATACTTTCATACTTTTTCAGTTTCCCAAGTAGGAAAATTAAAATTCTACATTCAACCTTTAATTTTAGTAGCTATACCTACTTTATTAATACTAAAACAGCCCGACTTAGGAACGGCAATAGTTTTAACTCTTTTAGGTGCAGTAATTTTCTTTTTATCTGGTTTTCGTTTAAAATACTTTGTAATCATTAGTACTGTATTTTTAATGATGCTACCAATTCTTTGGTTCTCTTTGCACGATTATCAGAAAAACAGAATTTTAACTTTTCTCAACCCCGACCGTGATCCCTTAGGTGCTGGTTACCATATTATTCAATCTAAAATTGCAATTGGTTCAGGTGGTTTATTAGGTAAAGGTTTTCTACAAGGAACCCAAGCCCAACTAGATTTTTTACCAGAAAAACATACCGACTTTATTTTTACTCTTATTGCTGAAGAATTTGGGTTCTTGGGAAATTTTTTAATAATTTTAATATATAGTGGCATGATTACCATTATGGTTTTAATGAGTGAAAAATGCACCTACCGCTTTGGGCAATATGTTATTGCCGGTATTGCAAGTATGTTTTTTATTTACATTTTTATTAATATTGGCATGGTTAGTGGCTTACTACCTGTTGTAGGAATCCCTTTGCCTTTTTTATCTTACGGAGGAACCGCCTTAATTTCTAATATGATAGCCTTTGGCTTAGTATTTAATATAGATAACAATAGCTCTCATAAGTCTTAG
- a CDS encoding insulinase family protein — MSRLTKTSRSYYTTYLLYGVIAIGVILKLWVSFSYTSKSKDINLLKYSREILFSVKKMETQSIKHGLFYENTSKNIISVNIMFKGGAALDTKGYDGISYLLANALVQGAGGYSPYEFKKLLEDYSISIDTSTERDKIIVNISTLSYYRNHLFDILDMVINRPNLGQRELAISKNNLLVEYNVNTANPTYFVEKSLRRSLFGNSPYFKDIIGNPRTIARITPEILARFKAKVITKDNIYVAVSGNISQGEVENNLEKIFAKLPHATSNITLPKITPRIVNKTISVPIQNVAQSEVYMVFSSPDVNSIDYPYAQVVNTYLGRIPDSALFQELRNNQGLVYTVSSSLLQNALAHYWVVSLGSSLNTADQAIDEVKRVLQESRKNTNYKNILIAKDWLLANELNFFSNNEEMAQTLNTIQFRNQTIGEFIESRNTMNSISKVNYQDILDNLDLDNITIVKIVKKK; from the coding sequence ATGAGCAGACTTACCAAAACAAGTAGATCATATTATACTACCTATTTACTATATGGGGTTATTGCTATTGGGGTTATTCTTAAATTATGGGTATCTTTTTCTTATACTAGTAAATCTAAGGACATCAACTTGTTAAAGTATTCTAGGGAAATTCTATTTTCTGTAAAAAAAATGGAAACTCAATCTATTAAACATGGTTTATTTTATGAAAATACCTCTAAAAATATTATTTCTGTAAATATTATGTTTAAGGGGGGAGCCGCCTTAGACACTAAGGGATACGATGGAATTAGTTATTTGTTAGCTAATGCTTTAGTACAAGGAGCAGGAGGTTATAGCCCCTACGAGTTTAAAAAATTATTAGAAGATTATTCCATTTCTATAGATACCTCAACAGAAAGAGACAAAATAATTGTTAATATTAGTACTTTATCTTATTACCGTAATCATTTGTTTGATATTTTAGATATGGTTATTAACCGCCCTAATTTAGGTCAACGAGAGTTAGCAATATCTAAGAATAACCTTTTAGTTGAATATAATGTTAATACTGCTAACCCTACTTACTTTGTAGAAAAAAGTTTAAGAAGATCTTTGTTTGGTAATAGCCCTTACTTTAAAGATATTATAGGGAATCCTAGAACTATAGCTCGCATAACGCCAGAAATTTTAGCTAGGTTTAAGGCCAAAGTAATAACTAAAGATAACATATATGTAGCAGTTAGTGGTAATATTAGCCAAGGCGAGGTTGAAAATAATTTAGAAAAAATATTTGCTAAGTTACCACATGCTACCTCTAATATTACTTTACCTAAAATTACCCCTAGAATTGTTAATAAAACAATTAGTGTCCCGATTCAAAATGTAGCCCAGTCGGAAGTTTATATGGTGTTTAGTTCACCAGATGTTAACAGTATTGACTACCCTTATGCCCAAGTTGTAAATACTTATCTAGGGCGAATTCCTGATTCAGCTTTATTTCAAGAGCTTCGTAATAATCAGGGGTTAGTATATACTGTAAGTAGTTCTTTATTACAAAATGCTTTAGCTCATTATTGGGTGGTATCACTTGGTAGTTCTTTAAATACAGCGGATCAAGCCATAGATGAAGTTAAAAGAGTTTTACAAGAATCTCGTAAAAATACTAATTACAAAAATATTCTTATTGCTAAAGATTGGCTACTGGCTAATGAGTTAAATTTTTTCTCTAATAATGAAGAAATGGCACAAACCTTAAATACTATTCAATTTAGAAACCAAACTATTGGTGAGTTTATTGAATCCAGAAATACTATGAATAGTATTAGTAAGGTTAATTACCAAGATATCTTAGATAACTTAGATCTAGATAACATCACTATAGTAAAAATTGTGAAAAAGAAGTAA
- the mrdA gene encoding Peptidoglycan D,D-transpeptidase MrdA gives MKNKSTIFSRRIFVLLIAQLGFFFILVVRLFILQIKDQFYFERLSEKNRISFVPLIPKRGIIYDTFNKVLAENIFLWEALFIKSQINQSIELFINTLSSIIVLQDKDKARILKDYQNFPAHSPILIKQPLSQTEIAAIETFSYNITGVFIRPFYRRTYPYKEVMSHVLGYTSITDDMAKTNNVPNWHIGKSGIELAMDSFLLGEAGYSKYEIDAKGNVIKKLEQIPSKPGYNVSLTIDANLQSKIYKLLSAYNSASAVVTHIPTGNIIALTSYPSFDANDFTEGISSEVWESLVHNKKSPLANKPIQGLYPPGSTIKPIIALSALEKKIIKPSTVVECKGYIDIGKDRFHCWKHEGHGKVDVARALAESCDIFFYQLAESIKLADMDQVARDFGFGQKHLPIISTEYKGRTIYNSKADLRRHYTLGDRIVSIIGQGKWLTTPLQLNRMITLIANQGIDFRFNLLKYIEFDNKIIYPKSETDHRQVLNYNPKHMELVRKSLFNDVNTKAGTGLFAKTRIPTWELSGKTGTSQVRRITLEERETGVIANNLLPWEQRDHGLFVGFVPFENPQYSISVVIEHGGGSSLTAAPIARAIARELYKNNTNLQNANQPVTN, from the coding sequence ATGAAAAATAAAAGCACTATATTTTCACGTAGAATTTTCGTTTTATTAATTGCACAATTAGGTTTCTTTTTTATTCTGGTAGTTAGGTTATTTATTTTACAAATTAAAGACCAATTTTATTTTGAAAGGTTATCTGAAAAAAACCGCATAAGTTTTGTTCCTTTAATTCCTAAAAGAGGTATTATTTACGATACCTTTAATAAAGTTTTAGCTGAAAATATTTTTTTATGGGAAGCCTTGTTTATCAAATCCCAAATTAACCAAAGTATAGAGCTATTCATTAATACCTTATCTTCTATTATTGTTTTACAAGATAAAGATAAGGCAAGAATCTTAAAAGATTACCAAAATTTTCCAGCTCATTCCCCTATTTTAATTAAACAGCCCTTAAGCCAAACAGAAATTGCGGCTATAGAAACTTTTTCCTATAATATTACTGGCGTTTTTATTCGCCCTTTTTATAGAAGAACTTATCCTTATAAAGAAGTAATGTCCCACGTGTTAGGCTATACTAGTATTACCGATGATATGGCTAAAACTAATAATGTTCCTAATTGGCATATTGGTAAGTCTGGCATTGAACTAGCTATGGATTCTTTTCTACTAGGTGAGGCTGGTTATTCTAAATACGAAATTGATGCTAAAGGGAATGTGATAAAAAAACTAGAACAAATTCCATCTAAACCAGGCTATAATGTTAGCCTTACTATAGATGCTAACTTGCAAAGTAAAATTTATAAACTTCTTAGTGCTTATAACAGTGCTTCTGCCGTTGTAACGCATATACCTACTGGTAACATTATTGCTTTAACATCGTATCCAAGTTTTGATGCCAACGACTTCACCGAAGGTATTTCCTCTGAAGTGTGGGAGTCTTTAGTGCATAATAAAAAGTCCCCCCTTGCTAACAAACCTATTCAAGGGCTATATCCACCTGGTTCTACTATTAAACCTATTATTGCTTTATCTGCCTTAGAAAAAAAAATTATTAAACCTTCTACCGTAGTGGAATGTAAAGGTTATATAGATATTGGTAAAGATCGTTTCCATTGCTGGAAACATGAAGGGCATGGTAAGGTAGATGTAGCTCGTGCTTTAGCCGAGTCTTGTGATATTTTCTTTTACCAATTAGCAGAATCCATTAAATTAGCAGATATGGATCAAGTAGCCAGAGATTTCGGCTTCGGGCAAAAACATTTACCAATTATTAGTACCGAATACAAAGGTAGAACTATTTACAATTCTAAGGCCGACCTCCGTAGGCATTATACCTTAGGTGATAGAATTGTTTCTATTATTGGGCAAGGTAAATGGTTAACTACCCCTTTACAACTTAATAGAATGATTACTCTCATTGCTAATCAGGGCATAGATTTTAGGTTTAACTTACTCAAATACATTGAATTTGATAATAAAATTATTTACCCTAAAAGCGAAACAGATCACAGGCAAGTTCTTAATTACAACCCTAAGCACATGGAATTAGTAAGAAAAAGTTTATTCAATGATGTTAACACTAAAGCAGGTACAGGTTTATTTGCAAAAACTAGAATTCCTACATGGGAATTATCTGGTAAAACAGGCACCTCACAAGTAAGAAGAATTACCCTTGAAGAAAGAGAAACAGGTGTTATTGCTAATAATCTGCTACCTTGGGAACAGCGGGATCATGGCTTATTTGTTGGTTTTGTTCCCTTTGAGAATCCTCAATATTCAATTTCAGTAGTAATAGAACATGGTGGTGGTTCTTCCTTAACGGCGGCTCCTATTGCCCGAGCCATTGCTAGGGAATTATATAAAAACAATACAAATTTACAAAATGCTAACCAACCTGTAACCAATTAA
- the miaA gene encoding tRNA dimethylallyltransferase: MTNISLATDVVIISGATASGKSSFAISLAKKVKKAVIINADSAQVYTNAPILANIPTEAERQGVSHKLFALQPITEYFSVMMWLQLVKQEISQAQAKGMLPIVVGGSAMYLLSLLEGISPIPSNILYRTKSENLYEKKGHLEFVNLVSKVDPIFVEKFQDKQRLIRAYEIYLYSGQPFSFWQNQAKEKVVNKNFVHLHIHKTKEEIYENINARFETMLKQGAENEVRTVLQTTTNPLHLKKILGLFDLARYITGEITLAEAVIICKQKSRNYAKRQLTFFKNKMPNKKIIEIENNISNIALNILQ, translated from the coding sequence ATGACAAACATTAGCTTAGCAACAGATGTTGTAATTATTTCAGGGGCTACCGCTTCAGGGAAGTCTAGTTTTGCAATCTCTTTAGCCAAAAAAGTTAAGAAGGCAGTTATAATTAATGCCGATAGTGCACAGGTATATACTAATGCTCCTATTTTAGCAAATATACCAACAGAAGCCGAGCGACAAGGGGTTTCCCATAAACTATTTGCTTTACAACCAATTACTGAATATTTTTCGGTAATGATGTGGTTACAACTAGTTAAACAAGAAATAAGTCAAGCTCAGGCAAAGGGTATGTTACCTATTGTAGTAGGTGGTAGTGCCATGTACTTGTTAAGTTTATTAGAGGGGATATCACCTATCCCTTCTAATATATTATATAGAACTAAATCTGAAAACCTTTATGAAAAAAAAGGTCATCTAGAATTTGTCAACCTTGTTAGCAAGGTAGACCCTATTTTCGTGGAAAAATTCCAAGATAAGCAAAGGCTTATTCGTGCTTATGAAATATATTTATATTCGGGGCAACCTTTTTCTTTTTGGCAAAACCAAGCTAAAGAAAAAGTAGTAAACAAAAATTTTGTGCATTTACATATTCACAAAACTAAGGAAGAAATATATGAAAATATCAATGCTCGTTTTGAAACTATGTTAAAACAAGGGGCAGAAAATGAAGTGAGAACGGTTTTACAAACTACAACCAACCCTCTTCATTTAAAGAAAATTCTTGGCTTGTTTGATTTAGCAAGGTATATTACAGGGGAAATAACTTTGGCAGAAGCTGTAATAATTTGCAAACAAAAAAGCCGAAACTATGCAAAAAGGCAACTTACTTTTTTTAAAAATAAAATGCCTAATAAAAAAATTATAGAAATTGAAAATAATATTTCCAATATTGCATTAAACATATTACAATAA
- the trmL gene encoding tRNA (cytidine(34)-2'-O)-methyltransferase, with translation MVSIALFEPDIPQNTGTILRTADCLGVHVDIIEPCGFIFGGGHMRRAAMDYLHSVDYKLHDNFQAFLAYYKNYPSSRLILATTKASTSYTNFNFQNNDIILFGKESMGVPECVHNIADSSITIKMLAGKRSLNLAVSCGIIIAEALRQTQAI, from the coding sequence ATGGTATCTATCGCTTTATTTGAACCTGATATCCCACAAAATACAGGGACTATCTTAAGAACAGCCGATTGTTTAGGCGTTCATGTTGATATTATTGAACCCTGTGGCTTTATTTTTGGGGGAGGCCATATGAGGAGAGCCGCTATGGATTATCTACATAGTGTGGATTATAAACTACATGATAACTTCCAAGCCTTTTTAGCCTATTACAAAAATTACCCCAGTAGCCGTTTAATTTTAGCTACTACTAAAGCTAGCACTTCCTATACCAATTTTAATTTTCAAAATAATGATATTATATTATTTGGCAAAGAAAGTATGGGAGTTCCAGAATGTGTGCATAATATTGCAGACTCTAGCATTACCATTAAAATGCTAGCTGGCAAGCGTTCTTTAAATTTAGCCGTTTCTTGCGGCATTATTATAGCGGAAGCCCTAAGGCAAACCCAAGCTATATAA
- the mreB gene encoding Rod shape-determining protein MreB, with translation MGRLRDLFFVDIAIDLGTANTLVYIRNKGIMLNEPSVVAIQRLRNTTKVLAVGNDAKRMLGRTSGNISAIRPLKDGVIADFEVAEQMIKYFIKKVFTTNYLKRSLILVCVPSGSTPVERRAIQDSAYNAGATHVYLVEEPIAAAIGANLPILDPLGSMVVDIGGGTTEVAIMSLGGIVYSRSAKVAGDKMDDSIIQYLKKHHNMIIGETTAQKIKETIGSAMITKKNPNNTLLIKGLDFSTGFPKEILIDESQVQEALSEYVAHILEICRDSLESTPPELVGDIMEKGIVLAGGGSLLKNLDLYISQGTGVPVIIAPNALECVARGTGKMIEKFDKFKNLFTYY, from the coding sequence ATGGGACGTTTAAGAGATTTATTTTTTGTAGACATAGCAATAGATTTAGGTACAGCTAATACCTTAGTATACATTCGTAACAAAGGGATTATGCTGAATGAACCTTCAGTGGTTGCTATTCAAAGGCTTCGTAATACTACTAAAGTATTAGCCGTAGGTAATGATGCTAAAAGAATGTTAGGCAGAACTTCTGGCAATATTTCAGCTATTCGCCCTTTAAAAGACGGAGTAATTGCCGACTTTGAAGTAGCCGAACAAATGATCAAATACTTTATCAAAAAAGTATTTACTACTAATTATTTAAAGCGGTCTTTAATTTTAGTGTGTGTTCCTTCTGGCTCTACTCCCGTAGAAAGAAGAGCCATTCAAGACTCTGCCTATAATGCCGGAGCCACTCATGTATACTTAGTAGAAGAACCTATTGCTGCGGCTATTGGTGCCAACCTACCTATTTTAGATCCACTTGGTTCTATGGTAGTAGATATTGGTGGTGGTACTACCGAAGTAGCTATTATGTCTTTAGGGGGTATTGTATACTCACGGTCGGCAAAAGTAGCAGGCGATAAAATGGACGATTCCATTATCCAATACTTAAAAAAACACCATAACATGATTATAGGTGAAACTACTGCCCAAAAAATTAAAGAAACTATTGGTTCAGCCATGATAACCAAGAAAAATCCTAATAACACCTTACTAATTAAAGGGTTAGATTTTTCTACAGGCTTTCCTAAAGAAATTCTCATAGATGAATCTCAAGTGCAAGAGGCACTATCGGAATATGTGGCTCATATTTTAGAAATTTGTAGGGATTCCCTAGAAAGTACTCCACCTGAATTAGTTGGCGATATTATGGAAAAAGGTATTGTGTTAGCTGGTGGTGGTAGCCTACTAAAAAATTTAGATCTTTACATTTCTCAAGGAACTGGAGTGCCTGTAATTATTGCCCCGAATGCTTTAGAGTGTGTGGCAAGAGGTACTGGTAAAATGATTGAAAAATTTGATAAATTTAAAAATCTTTTTACTTATTATTAA
- the murA gene encoding UDP-N-acetylglucosamine 1-carboxyvinyltransferase, whose protein sequence is MDKIKIIGGYPLHGTVKIQGAKNAALPILISTILFNDKVTINNIPILEDITTTLAILKELNLEITPVSPNTFTFNSANINKFQASYDLVSTMRASMLILGPLLSKYKQAIVPLPGGCSIGQRPIDLHIKALQQMGAKITIEHGNIIASASNGLLGTEINFSKVSVGATEHVMMAGVLAKGKTVIHNAACEPEIIDLANFLNKGGAKITGQGTSTIEITGVESLGNTNYTIMPDRIEAGSYALAAIATKGEIVLENVKQNIFGDFLTILEKIGAKLKWLNATSLQVTAPKEIMPVNIVTAPFPAFPTDLQSPFMSTMLCAKGDSTIKEEIFENRFTHVPELARMGAEIIIQDSHSVLIKGKSHLTSANVKATDLRAAFALIIAGLVAEGETVVTKLHHLDRGYNDVVGKLSGLKAKITRDQ, encoded by the coding sequence ATGGATAAAATTAAAATTATTGGGGGTTACCCCTTACATGGTACTGTAAAAATACAAGGTGCTAAAAATGCTGCCTTACCTATTTTAATATCTACTATTTTATTTAATGACAAAGTTACCATTAATAATATTCCTATCTTAGAAGATATAACAACTACTTTAGCCATTTTAAAAGAGTTAAACTTAGAAATTACTCCAGTGAGTCCTAACACTTTTACATTTAATAGTGCTAATATAAATAAATTTCAGGCGAGTTACGATTTAGTAAGTACTATGCGAGCTTCTATGCTAATTTTAGGACCTCTGCTTTCTAAATATAAACAAGCAATTGTACCCCTTCCTGGTGGTTGCTCTATTGGGCAACGTCCTATAGACTTACATATTAAGGCTTTACAACAAATGGGAGCTAAAATTACCATAGAACATGGTAATATTATTGCTAGTGCTAGCAATGGTTTACTTGGCACAGAAATTAATTTTAGTAAGGTATCAGTTGGTGCTACCGAACATGTAATGATGGCTGGAGTATTAGCTAAGGGAAAAACCGTTATTCATAATGCCGCCTGTGAGCCAGAAATTATAGATCTAGCTAACTTCCTCAATAAAGGTGGGGCTAAAATTACGGGGCAGGGTACTAGTACTATTGAAATTACAGGGGTAGAGTCCTTAGGTAATACTAATTATACCATCATGCCCGACCGCATTGAAGCTGGTAGTTATGCTTTGGCAGCTATTGCTACTAAAGGGGAAATTGTGTTAGAAAATGTAAAGCAAAACATCTTTGGTGATTTTCTAACAATCTTAGAAAAAATAGGTGCTAAACTTAAGTGGTTAAATGCTACTTCTTTACAGGTAACGGCTCCTAAAGAAATTATGCCAGTTAATATTGTTACGGCTCCATTTCCAGCTTTTCCTACAGATTTACAGTCGCCTTTTATGTCTACCATGTTATGTGCTAAGGGTGATAGTACTATAAAAGAAGAAATATTTGAAAATAGGTTTACCCATGTGCCAGAATTAGCTAGAATGGGAGCAGAGATAATAATACAAGACTCCCATAGTGTATTAATTAAAGGTAAAAGCCACTTAACTTCAGCCAATGTGAAAGCTACAGATCTACGAGCCGCTTTTGCTTTAATTATTGCTGGTTTAGTAGCTGAAGGGGAAACAGTAGTTACTAAATTGCACCACTTAGATAGAGGCTATAACGATGTAGTTGGTAAACTTTCTGGGCTTAAGGCAAAAATAACAAGAGATCAATAA
- a CDS encoding rod shape-determining protein MreC, translating to MKTTNSQPKNYYVFWLGYFLFALLILSFNLTNKELNRSVALTIQQFSTNMNLLFTKDLATTYSNFFTSTKTIKKLQQDNENLKAEIAKLHEQSLQITILQEKLKQLNSLLKIKENKNISKIITTHVMSNHFAALNTTLDIPLGTNDNINKNSLVISNLGVVGYIANTYKKNSEIITIVNPVFKISARGEKSKINVVVIGNGTLSPNLTIYSKNSNLISGENLLTSGLEGHFPPNIPIGYVTTGKNNKWQVQLFEKFSQINYVHIVK from the coding sequence ATGAAAACTACTAATTCTCAACCTAAAAATTATTATGTTTTTTGGCTTGGATACTTTCTTTTTGCTCTGTTAATTTTAAGTTTTAACTTAACTAATAAAGAGTTAAATAGAAGCGTAGCCTTAACTATTCAGCAATTTTCAACTAATATGAATTTGCTTTTTACTAAGGATCTTGCCACAACTTATAGTAATTTTTTTACTTCAACTAAAACTATTAAAAAATTACAACAAGATAATGAAAATCTTAAAGCTGAAATTGCAAAATTACATGAACAATCGTTACAAATCACTATTTTACAAGAGAAATTAAAACAATTAAATTCTTTACTAAAAATTAAAGAAAATAAAAATATTTCTAAAATTATTACCACCCATGTTATGAGTAACCATTTTGCTGCTTTAAATACAACTTTAGATATACCGCTAGGTACCAATGACAATATTAACAAAAATTCCTTAGTAATTTCCAATTTAGGAGTAGTAGGTTATATTGCCAATACTTACAAAAAGAACTCAGAGATTATTACTATAGTTAACCCTGTATTTAAAATATCAGCTCGTGGTGAAAAATCTAAAATAAATGTTGTGGTAATTGGCAATGGAACTTTAAGCCCTAACCTAACTATTTATTCTAAAAATAGTAATTTAATTAGTGGCGAGAATTTACTAACTTCAGGGTTAGAGGGGCATTTTCCTCCTAATATCCCTATTGGTTATGTTACCACAGGTAAAAATAACAAATGGCAAGTACAACTATTTGAGAAATTCTCACAAATTAATTACGTTCATATTGTAAAATAA